One region of Catenuloplanes indicus genomic DNA includes:
- a CDS encoding LysE family transporter: protein MRAAFLAGVVAGYGVAVPVGAIAILIAGLTARTSLRVGAGAALGVATADGLYAAVAVTGGAALAGVIAPVAAPMRWIAATVLIALAGQTAFAAIRRYRRPARAAAGTGMTTPIRAYGGILALTLLNPMTVVYFGALVLARQASGDLPPAAAAAFVVGAFLASASWQLLIAAGGSMVGRVLTGRRGRLLTALTSAVLIMALAAHTVTS, encoded by the coding sequence GTGAGGGCGGCCTTCCTGGCCGGGGTGGTCGCCGGTTACGGCGTAGCCGTACCGGTCGGGGCGATCGCGATCCTCATCGCCGGCCTGACCGCCCGCACGTCGTTGCGGGTCGGCGCCGGAGCCGCGCTCGGCGTCGCCACCGCGGACGGTCTCTACGCGGCGGTCGCGGTCACCGGCGGAGCCGCGCTGGCGGGAGTCATCGCACCGGTCGCCGCGCCGATGCGCTGGATCGCCGCGACCGTTCTGATCGCGCTCGCCGGGCAAACCGCGTTCGCCGCGATCCGCCGGTACCGCCGTCCGGCCCGCGCGGCGGCCGGCACCGGGATGACCACACCAATCCGTGCGTACGGCGGGATTCTCGCGCTGACCCTGCTGAACCCGATGACCGTCGTCTACTTCGGCGCGCTCGTCCTGGCCCGGCAGGCCTCCGGCGACCTGCCGCCGGCCGCGGCGGCCGCGTTCGTGGTCGGTGCGTTCCTGGCGTCGGCGAGCTGGCAACTGCTGATCGCGGCCGGCGGCTCCATGGTCGGCCGCGTGCTGACCGGCCGCCGTGGCCGCCTGCTGACCGCGCTGACCTCCGCCGTCCTGATCATGGCCTTGGCCGCCCATACCGTCACCTCCTGA
- a CDS encoding bifunctional 3-(3-hydroxy-phenyl)propionate/3-hydroxycinnamic acid hydroxylase produces the protein MTVLVVGAGPTGLTAAILLAQRGVPVIVAERHREPYPLPRAVHLDDEGHRILQWAGVADAFSGISRPALGLRIVDGRLRTLAEFRRDRPVGLHGWPQANMFDQPALDALLRDRLSALPHAELRTGTELIALDPAGRHATLRTPTGTYRLETDAILACDGANSTVRTLLGTRSTDLGYSEDWLVVDAVSERDLGHWAGVHQVSDPRRAATFMQIGADRYRWEFRLLPGETADGPDLGALLAPWTGGAAVEIRRRTGYTFRARIADRWRHGRVFLLGDAAHETPPFIGQGLGAGLRDAANLAWKLEMVLSGRAGEALLDTYQRERRRPALRLIQVARLLGAAMTGGQDGAAAVRRAVLAAAVRVPGFTAAGLRGIAPLVGPSELRPWWSRPPTGRVLPQPRVRHRGRDVLLDDVLGPGFAILTTAPGRRTAELGAALDAPVIDLTTDVTDETKTLTAWVRPGRTLVVRPDRLILRAGHRFLSASRAESGDSTSA, from the coding sequence GTGACGGTGCTGGTAGTAGGCGCGGGCCCCACCGGGCTGACGGCGGCGATTCTGCTCGCCCAGCGCGGCGTGCCGGTGATCGTCGCCGAGCGGCACCGCGAGCCGTACCCACTGCCCCGCGCGGTCCACCTCGACGACGAGGGGCACCGGATCCTGCAGTGGGCGGGCGTCGCCGACGCCTTCAGTGGGATCAGCCGCCCCGCGCTCGGCCTGCGGATCGTGGACGGGCGGCTGCGTACGCTGGCCGAGTTCCGGCGGGACAGGCCGGTCGGTCTGCACGGCTGGCCGCAGGCCAACATGTTCGACCAGCCCGCGCTGGACGCCCTGCTGCGGGACCGCCTGTCCGCGCTGCCGCACGCGGAGCTGCGCACCGGAACCGAGCTGATCGCGCTCGACCCGGCGGGCCGGCACGCCACCCTCCGCACGCCCACAGGCACTTACCGCCTCGAAACGGACGCCATCCTCGCCTGCGACGGCGCGAACTCCACGGTCCGCACGCTGCTCGGCACCCGCAGCACCGATCTCGGTTACAGCGAGGACTGGCTGGTCGTGGACGCGGTCAGCGAGCGCGATCTCGGGCATTGGGCCGGCGTGCACCAGGTCAGCGACCCGCGTCGCGCGGCCACGTTCATGCAGATCGGCGCGGACCGCTACCGATGGGAGTTCCGGCTGCTGCCGGGCGAGACGGCGGACGGGCCGGATCTCGGCGCGCTGCTCGCGCCGTGGACCGGTGGCGCGGCCGTGGAGATCCGGCGGCGGACCGGGTACACGTTCCGGGCGCGGATCGCGGATCGATGGCGGCACGGCCGTGTCTTCCTGCTCGGCGACGCCGCGCACGAGACGCCGCCGTTCATCGGGCAGGGGCTGGGCGCGGGACTGCGCGACGCGGCGAACCTGGCGTGGAAGCTGGAGATGGTCTTGTCCGGGCGGGCCGGTGAGGCGCTGCTCGACACGTACCAGCGGGAGCGCCGCCGGCCCGCGCTGCGCCTGATCCAGGTGGCCCGGCTGCTCGGCGCCGCGATGACCGGGGGACAGGACGGCGCCGCGGCGGTACGCCGGGCCGTGCTGGCCGCGGCCGTGCGGGTGCCCGGGTTCACCGCGGCCGGTCTGCGCGGCATCGCGCCGCTGGTCGGGCCGAGCGAGCTGCGCCCGTGGTGGAGCCGCCCGCCGACCGGCCGTGTCCTGCCGCAGCCGCGGGTCCGTCACCGGGGCCGCGACGTGCTGCTCGACGACGTGCTCGGCCCGGGCTTCGCGATCCTCACCACGGCACCGGGGCGGCGCACGGCGGAGCTCGGGGCGGCGCTGGACGCGCCGGTGATCGACCTGACGACCGACGTCACGGACGAGACGAAGACCTTGACCGCATGGGTACGCCCCGGACGTACCCTCGTGGTGCGTCCTGATCGTCTGATCCTGCGGGCGGGTCACAGGTTCTTGAGCGCCTCCCGGGCGGAGAGCGGCGACAGCACGTCCGCGTGA
- a CDS encoding HAD family hydrolase translates to MLIRPRALLLDFHGVIGHAEARPGREDAFIEVLARIAGPSVPVERVRADHTAARAAYRAWRDAMSRPSAPPELSQQEFWGEYVAADWPSAARTAVRDSAEVLSRLWLIDNNDWTLLPGVVDLVRTAVDAGLPVAVVSNTLCGAAFREIIAASPLDGAFGAEIYSDEVGVRKPNPAILKHAADRLGVDLAHAWFAGDKLDRDVLCGRRAGVGATILMSPEPIPHPSITPHTNVADAEALRTLLQAYLT, encoded by the coding sequence CACGCGGAGGCCCGCCCCGGCCGCGAGGACGCGTTCATCGAGGTCCTCGCGCGCATCGCCGGGCCGTCCGTGCCCGTCGAGCGGGTCCGCGCCGACCACACGGCCGCGCGCGCGGCGTACCGCGCGTGGCGCGACGCCATGTCCCGCCCGTCCGCGCCGCCGGAGCTGTCCCAGCAGGAGTTCTGGGGCGAGTACGTGGCCGCGGACTGGCCGTCCGCCGCGCGCACCGCGGTCCGGGACAGCGCCGAGGTGCTCAGCCGCCTCTGGCTGATCGACAATAACGACTGGACGCTGCTGCCCGGCGTCGTCGACCTGGTCCGGACCGCGGTCGACGCGGGCCTGCCGGTGGCGGTGGTCAGCAACACGCTGTGCGGCGCCGCCTTCCGCGAGATCATCGCGGCATCCCCGCTGGACGGGGCGTTCGGTGCGGAGATCTACAGCGACGAGGTCGGCGTCCGTAAACCCAACCCGGCCATCCTCAAGCACGCGGCCGACCGGCTCGGCGTCGACCTGGCCCACGCCTGGTTCGCCGGCGACAAACTGGACCGCGACGTTCTCTGCGGCCGGCGCGCGGGCGTCGGTGCCACCATCCTGATGTCCCCGGAGCCGATCCCGCACCCGTCCATCACGCCCCACACGAACGTCGCGGACGCGGAGGCCCTCCGTACCCTGCTCCAGGCGTACCTGACCTGA